A segment of the Epinephelus moara isolate mb unplaced genomic scaffold, YSFRI_EMoa_1.0 scaffold3951, whole genome shotgun sequence genome:
ACTGTTTCCCGTCAGTCCACAAACTGTTTCCCGTCAGTCAACAAACTGTTTCCCGTCAGTCAACaagctgtttcctgtcagtacaCAAACTGTTTCCCGTCAGTCAACAAACTGTTTCCCGTCAGTCAGCAAACTGTTTCCCGTCAGTCAACAAACTGTTTCCNNNNNNNNNNNNNNNNNNNNNNNNNNNNNNNNNNNNNNNNNNNNNNNNNNNNNNNNNNNNNNNNNNNNNNNNNNNNNNNNNNNNNNNNNNNNNNNNNNNNNNNNNNNNNNNNNNNNNNNNNNNNNNNNNNNNNNNNNNNNNNNNNNNNNNNNNNNNNNNNNNNNNNNNNNNNNNNNNNNNNNNNNNNNNNNNNNNNNNNNNNNNNNNNNNNNNNNNNNNNNNNNNNNNNNNNNNNNNNNNNNNNNNNNNNNNNNNNNNNNNNNNNNNNNNNNNNNNNNNNNNNNNNNNNNNNNNNNNNNNNNNNNNNNNNNNNNNNNNNNNNNNNNNNNNNNNNNNNNNNNNNNNNNNNNNNNNNNNNNNNNNNNNNNNNNNNNNNNNNNNNNNNNNNNNNNNNNNNNNNNNNNNNNNNNNNNNNNNNNNNNNNNNcaaactgtttcctgtcagtCAACAAACTGTTTCACGTCAGTCAACAAACTGTTTCACGTCAGTCAGCAAACTGTTTCACGTCAGTCAGcaaactgtttcctgtcagtcaacaaactgtttcctgtcagtCAACAAACTGTTTCACGTCAGTCAACAAACTGTTTCAAGTCAGTCACCAAACTGTCCTCAGGTGTCGATACGTCTGGTGACCACAGTAACTGAAGCTGCTGCGGAGTGTGGACGCCGTGACAGTCCGCCTGTCACACACGCTTAGTGACAGCATTATAAACTTTATTTGATAAGATACTGAACAGGgtttatctgtgtttgtttgttagttagtaagtacacagtaaacataaacaactcTGCTGATGAATCAGACGTAACGAATTTTAGAGGTCACTGAGAtcatactctgtgtgtgtgtgtgtgtgtgtgtgtgtgtgtgtgtgtctgcacctgTGCAGGCGTTGTATAAACTCACCTTGACAGTCTGGTCTAAGGACGCCGTTACAACTCGGGCTTGAGCTCCCATTAGGCCACAGTGCAGGTCTGTGATTGGCAGAGAGTGACGAGACAGGACATGACGCGGCTCGGGGGTGTGGCTTAAATCCACCTGGatcacactgaaacacacaaatagGAAACgagtcagcacacacacacacacacacacagaacctgATTTGAGATTCATGAACTGTATGTATCGATCACAGCTGAGGGGACAGATGTATCGATCACAGCTGAGGACAGATGTATCGATCACAGCTGAGAGGACGGACGTATCGATCACAGCTGAGGACGGATGTATCGATCACAGCTGAGAGGACGGATGTATCGATCACAGCTGAGGACGGATGTATCGATCACAGCTGAGAGGACGGATGTATCGATCACAGCTGAGAGGACAGATGTATCGATCACAGCTGAGGACAGATGTATCGATCACAGCTGAGAGGACAGATGTATCAATCACAGCTGAGGACGGATGTATCGATCACAGCCGAGAGGACGGATGTATCGATCACAGCCGAGAGGACGGATGTATCAATCACAGCCGAGAGGACGGATGTATCGATCACAGCTGAGAGGACAGATGTATTGATTCCCGCTGCTTATAGACAGCCTCAGGACACAGAAGCAGGACGAGACATGGTGTAGAAGTCACAGGTGTGTTAACGGAAATACACTGAACATGGTAACAATCAGTATGACATCACTCAGACGTGCCAATCACCAGGACCCTTCGATGATGTAATCTGTAATCACCTGGCGAGAGAGGACATCCTGCGCGGGGGTGTTTGTTTCGGTGGATCGTTAGGTGACACTGTCAATGTTATAtcatattgattgattggttgtaaatgtaataacattttgtgactcttttcCTGCTAAAACCTGTTAAATTACTGTAACACCTTACCGCAAACActgactatcctggtgtgtgtgtttgtgtgtgtgtgtgtgagtgtatgtgtgtacacacacacacacacacacacacacacacacacacacacacacacacaccagtgtttcccattaattaacgaaactatggcggcccgccatagtttaatttgacccgccatagtttctaaataaaagatttaggctgccgaaagtattgacttctcaagatataaataatatctcgaaCGCCGTAGCGTTTTGTGCCGATGTGCTCAGGCTGTCAGATCCAGCGCTTGACAGTGCGAGTGTTTCACTCGACTAAAAAtaagtgtgtgtgaactgtaaaaaatatttaggggcacatgtgcgcataaaaaaaaaatcagccggagcagcctatatttttgtcaataaaaaaatatgataatctaaccacaaatgttggaggaactccagccgccttccctcttccccgtgtgacacggttatgggcagttttccaagccactgtcggcacaatgaatataagtcccactgtcggctgggtggaaataagtcagagggctctagtttcccggcgcagggtggcgaaccccgcgcagagctagacaaaattaaattgcaatactttttcaaaacttgctgattttacctttctgcacattttgtatacaaattcatttcaatttaCAATGTTCAGGgatgtctctctgcctctctctggaTGTCTCCGTATGCCACCTTCTGGGCGTACACCACATTTATGAATGAGGCCCCAGGTGAATGTCCAGGTGTGAGTTCAGGTGTGAGTTACCTGGACAGACTCCACACCAGAGCCAGGTTGTCTTTTCCTccagaaacaaaatggctgctgtcGTCTGTGAACTTCAGACAGGTGACATCCTGATAGTGACGACTGAGGACAGACAGCAGCTTACCTGTGGACACCTGAACCAACCAGAGAAGAGACGTTACACACCTGAACCAATCAGAGAAGAGGAGGTAGACACAGTGACGTTTGTGAACAGAGCACCTGATTTCACCTTGATTTTAAGGTGCAAAAGAAGATTCACAGTTGTATTGGGCCAGCTTGGATCAGAAGAACCCTAGACCTGGGTCCAGACCAGGACCATGACCAGAATCTGGATTGTACGATATCATGTAACTAGCCAACTCACCTCCCACAGGTAAACAGCCTCAGCGACTCCAGCAGCGAGGAAGAGTCCGTTAGGTGATGCGGTCAGACAAGTGaccacacctggacacaccACCTTCTGCTGCAGCTGGTCCTGGACAtcacgtcacacacacacacacacacacacacacacacacactgtcatatAGTGTAACAAGTGTAGTTAATATATGGAGGTGTGTCGGAGGAGACTGTTTACATGATTCAAACATGATCCAAAATGTGTCTAACCGGCCTCCGTACACAACTACAcatttaaagggtttttttggggagtttttcctgatcagctgtgagggtcataaggacagagggatgtcgtatg
Coding sequences within it:
- the LOC126387391 gene encoding WD repeat-containing protein 18-like — translated: MAAPLEVIVSSDSGSQMWNSTVFDLHSGSSLLSYRGGNSSARTLSVLGGEYLLSAQLGKNFINVWEIQRKDQLQQKVVCPGVVTCLTASPNGLFLAAGVAEAVYLWEVSTGKLLSVLSRHYQDVTCLKFTDDSSHFVSGGKDNLALVWSLSSVIQVDLSHTPEPRHVLSRHSLPITDLHCGLMGAQARVVTASLDQTVK